A part of Paraliobacillus zengyii genomic DNA contains:
- the rplA gene encoding 50S ribosomal protein L1, with amino-acid sequence MAKKTKKQQEAIKLVDRTKQYEVKEALELVKQNANANFDETIEAAFRLGVDPKKADQQIRGAMVLPHGTGKTQTVLVFAKGDKAKEAEAAGADYVGEQDLINKINQGWFEFDVIVATPDMMAEVGKLGRVLGPKGLMPNPKTGTVTFDVEKAVNEIKAGKVEYRVDRQSNVHVPIGKASFDLDKLIENFDALTDTLMKVKPQASKGIYVRNAAVTSTMGPGVKVDPSTFGK; translated from the coding sequence ATGGCTAAAAAAACGAAGAAACAACAGGAAGCAATTAAACTTGTTGATCGTACTAAACAATATGAGGTAAAAGAAGCATTGGAATTAGTGAAGCAAAATGCAAATGCTAATTTTGATGAAACAATTGAAGCTGCTTTTCGTTTAGGTGTAGATCCTAAGAAAGCAGATCAACAAATTCGTGGAGCAATGGTATTGCCACACGGTACTGGTAAAACACAGACGGTTCTAGTGTTTGCTAAAGGTGATAAAGCAAAAGAAGCGGAAGCTGCTGGAGCTGATTATGTAGGAGAACAAGATTTGATTAATAAAATTAATCAAGGATGGTTCGAATTTGATGTTATTGTAGCGACTCCAGACATGATGGCTGAGGTTGGTAAATTAGGACGTGTGCTTGGACCAAAAGGTTTAATGCCAAATCCTAAAACAGGTACAGTAACATTTGATGTTGAGAAGGCAGTAAATGAAATCAAAGCTGGTAAAGTAGAATACCGTGTTGATCGTCAATCAAATGTACACGTACCAATCGGAAAAGCTTCATTTGATTTGGATAAACTTATTGAAAACTTTGATGCACTTACAGACACATTGATGAAAGTAAAGCCACAAGCATCAAAGGGTATCTATGTTCGTAATGCAGCAGTTACATCTACAATGGGACCAGGAGTTAAAGTGGACCCGTCAACTTTTGGAAAATAA
- the rplK gene encoding 50S ribosomal protein L11: MAKKVIKVVKLQIPAGKANPAPPVGPALGQAGVNIMGFCKEFNARTQDEAGMIIPVEISVFEDRSFTFITKTPPAAVLLKKAAGIESGSGEPNRNKVATLKRDKVKEIAETKMPDLNAADVEAAMRMVEGTARSMGIVIED, from the coding sequence GTGGCTAAAAAAGTAATTAAAGTAGTTAAACTTCAAATCCCGGCAGGGAAAGCAAATCCAGCACCACCAGTTGGACCAGCATTGGGTCAAGCAGGTGTTAATATTATGGGATTTTGTAAGGAATTTAATGCCCGTACGCAAGATGAAGCTGGTATGATTATTCCGGTAGAAATTTCGGTTTTTGAAGACCGTTCCTTTACATTTATTACAAAAACTCCGCCAGCTGCGGTATTACTTAAAAAAGCAGCAGGAATCGAAAGCGGATCAGGTGAACCTAATCGCAACAAAGTTGCAACGTTGAAGCGTGATAAAGTAAAAGAGATCGCAGAAACAAAAATGCCTGATTTAAATGCTGCAGATGTTGAAGCTGCTATGCGTATGGTAGAAGGTACTGCACGTAGCATGGGTATTGTTATTGAAGATTAA
- the rpoB gene encoding DNA-directed RNA polymerase subunit beta: MKQLTGQLVQYGRHRQRRSYARISEVLELPNLIEIQTASYEWFLEEGLREMFKDISPIEDFTGNLSLEFVDYNLGEPKYPVAESKERDVTYNAPLRVKVRLLNNETGEVKEQEVFMGDFPLMTDTGTFVINGAERVIVSQLVRSPSVYFSEKIDKNGKRGYKATVIPNRGAWLEFETDAKDVVHVRIDRTRKLPITVLLRAIGFSNDQDIIDLIGDNEYLKNTLEKDNTETSEKALLEIYERLRPGEPPTVENAKSLLVSRFFDPKRYDLARVGRYKMNKKLHIKNRLFNQTLAEPLVDHETGEVVAQKGDKLDRRLLDKILPYLDAKEDSFGEQYVEPDEGVLKEPIKIQMIKIFDPTDPEGERTLNVIGNGAVDDSVKNIAPSDILASINYFFNILHQVGNTDDIDHLGNRRLRSVGELLQNQFRIGLSRMERVVRERMSIQDTSAITPQQLINIRPVIASIKEFFGSSQLSQFMDQTNPLAELTHKRRLSALGPGGLTRERAGFEVRDVHYSHYGRMCPIETPEGPNIGLINSLSSFAKVNKFGFIETPYRRVDPETGKVTERYDYMTADEEDNYVVAQANASLTDDGSFADEEVIARFRGENTVVSRDRLDYMDVSPKQVVSAATACIPFLENDDSNRALMGANMQRQAVPLLQPRSPIVGTGMEYVSGKDSGAAVINLRDGIVERVEAKEVRVRLISEVDGKEVQGDVDTYRLQKFIRSNQGTCYNQRPIVSVGDRVKKGEILADGPSMEDGELALGQNVLVGFMTWEGYNYEDAIIMSERLVKDDVYTSIHIEEYESEARDTKLGPEEITRDIPNVGEDALRDLDERGIIRVGAEVEDGDLLVGKVTPKGVTELSAEERLLHAIFGEKAREVRDTSLRVPHGAGGIVLDVKIFNRQDGDELPPGVNQLVRAYIVQKRKIHEGDKMAGRHGNKGVISKILPEEDMPFMPDGTPIDIMLNPLGVPSRMNIGQVLEMHLGMAARQLGIHVASPVFDGAREEDVWETIQEAGMARDAKTVLYDGRSGEPFDNRVSVGVMYMIKLAHMVDDKLHARSTGPYSLVTQQPLGGKAQFGGQRFGEMEVWALEAYGAAYTLQEILTVKSDDVVGRVKTYEAIVKGESIPEPGIPESFKVLIKELQSLGLDVKMLSADEEEIELRDIDEEDTQSADQFNLELEGK, encoded by the coding sequence GTGAAGCAGTTGACAGGTCAACTAGTTCAGTATGGACGACACCGCCAGCGCAGAAGCTATGCACGTATCAGTGAGGTATTGGAACTACCAAATCTTATTGAGATTCAAACAGCTTCCTATGAATGGTTTTTAGAGGAAGGATTGCGGGAAATGTTTAAAGATATTTCTCCAATTGAAGATTTCACAGGGAATTTATCACTAGAATTTGTTGATTATAATCTAGGTGAACCAAAATATCCTGTTGCTGAATCGAAAGAAAGAGATGTTACCTACAACGCTCCGCTTCGTGTGAAAGTTCGTTTATTAAATAATGAAACTGGCGAAGTAAAAGAGCAAGAGGTATTTATGGGAGATTTCCCTTTAATGACAGATACAGGTACTTTTGTTATTAATGGAGCCGAGCGTGTTATTGTATCACAGCTTGTTCGTTCGCCAAGTGTGTATTTTAGTGAAAAAATAGACAAAAATGGTAAACGCGGATATAAAGCTACAGTTATCCCCAATAGAGGAGCATGGCTTGAGTTTGAAACAGATGCTAAAGATGTTGTGCATGTTCGTATAGATCGCACAAGAAAGTTACCAATTACCGTATTATTACGGGCAATAGGTTTTAGCAATGATCAAGATATTATTGATCTTATCGGTGATAATGAATATTTAAAAAATACATTAGAAAAAGATAACACAGAAACAAGTGAAAAAGCTTTATTAGAAATTTATGAGCGTTTACGACCTGGCGAGCCGCCAACTGTTGAGAATGCAAAAAGCTTATTAGTTTCTAGGTTTTTCGATCCGAAACGATATGATTTAGCTCGTGTTGGACGTTATAAAATGAATAAAAAGTTACACATTAAAAATCGTCTTTTTAATCAAACTTTAGCGGAACCGTTAGTAGATCATGAAACCGGGGAAGTTGTAGCACAAAAAGGTGATAAACTAGATCGTCGTTTATTAGATAAAATCTTACCATATTTGGATGCAAAAGAAGATAGTTTTGGCGAGCAATATGTTGAACCTGATGAAGGTGTACTTAAAGAGCCAATAAAAATTCAAATGATTAAAATATTTGATCCCACTGATCCTGAAGGGGAAAGAACGCTAAATGTTATTGGTAATGGAGCAGTTGATGATTCGGTTAAGAATATTGCACCATCTGATATTCTTGCTTCTATTAACTATTTCTTTAACATTTTACATCAAGTAGGTAATACAGATGATATTGATCACTTAGGAAATCGTAGACTTCGTTCTGTAGGTGAATTGTTGCAAAATCAGTTCCGTATTGGTCTTTCTAGAATGGAACGTGTAGTACGTGAGCGTATGTCTATTCAAGACACCTCAGCAATTACACCGCAGCAATTGATTAACATTCGTCCTGTAATTGCTTCCATTAAAGAGTTTTTCGGTAGTTCTCAACTTTCACAATTTATGGACCAAACAAATCCATTAGCTGAATTAACCCACAAACGTCGTTTATCTGCGCTTGGACCTGGTGGTTTGACTCGTGAACGTGCAGGTTTTGAAGTTCGTGACGTACACTATTCTCACTATGGCCGTATGTGTCCGATTGAAACGCCTGAGGGGCCGAATATTGGTTTAATTAACTCTTTGTCATCATTTGCAAAAGTTAATAAGTTTGGTTTTATTGAAACACCATACCGTCGTGTTGATCCAGAAACAGGCAAAGTTACGGAACGTTATGATTATATGACTGCAGATGAAGAAGATAATTATGTTGTTGCGCAAGCAAATGCCAGTCTAACAGATGATGGATCATTTGCAGACGAAGAAGTTATCGCTCGTTTCCGTGGTGAAAATACTGTTGTAAGTCGTGATCGTTTAGATTATATGGACGTTTCACCAAAACAAGTTGTATCCGCAGCTACAGCATGTATTCCATTTTTGGAAAATGATGACTCTAACCGTGCGCTTATGGGTGCCAACATGCAACGTCAAGCTGTTCCTTTATTACAACCGCGTTCGCCGATTGTTGGTACTGGAATGGAATATGTATCTGGTAAGGATTCAGGTGCAGCTGTTATCAATCTACGAGATGGTATAGTGGAACGTGTCGAAGCGAAAGAAGTTCGAGTTCGCCTCATATCAGAAGTTGATGGGAAAGAAGTACAAGGCGATGTTGATACATATCGCTTGCAAAAATTCATCCGTTCTAACCAAGGAACCTGTTATAACCAACGACCAATCGTTAGTGTTGGGGATCGTGTGAAAAAAGGAGAAATCCTAGCAGATGGTCCTTCAATGGAAGATGGTGAACTAGCACTAGGGCAAAATGTTCTAGTTGGCTTTATGACTTGGGAAGGTTATAACTATGAGGATGCTATTATCATGAGTGAACGCTTAGTGAAAGATGATGTTTACACTTCTATCCATATTGAAGAATATGAATCTGAAGCTCGTGATACAAAGCTAGGACCTGAAGAGATTACAAGAGACATTCCAAACGTCGGAGAAGATGCACTACGCGACCTTGATGAGAGAGGTATTATCCGTGTTGGTGCTGAAGTTGAAGATGGTGATTTACTAGTAGGTAAAGTGACACCAAAAGGAGTAACAGAGTTATCTGCTGAGGAACGCTTGTTACACGCAATATTTGGTGAAAAGGCGCGTGAAGTACGTGATACTTCCTTACGTGTACCACACGGTGCCGGTGGAATTGTATTGGATGTTAAAATCTTTAATCGCCAAGATGGTGACGAACTACCACCAGGTGTGAATCAATTAGTTCGTGCTTATATTGTGCAGAAACGTAAAATTCATGAAGGTGACAAAATGGCTGGTCGTCACGGTAATAAAGGTGTTATTTCTAAGATATTACCAGAAGAAGATATGCCATTTATGCCAGACGGAACACCAATCGATATCATGCTTAACCCGTTAGGTGTACCATCACGTATGAACATCGGTCAGGTACTTGAAATGCACTTAGGTATGGCTGCAAGACAACTCGGTATTCATGTAGCATCTCCTGTATTTGATGGAGCTCGTGAAGAAGATGTGTGGGAAACGATTCAAGAAGCTGGAATGGCAAGAGATGCAAAAACAGTTCTTTATGATGGACGTAGTGGAGAACCATTTGATAACCGTGTTTCTGTTGGTGTCATGTACATGATTAAACTAGCGCACATGGTTGATGATAAACTACACGCACGTTCGACTGGACCATATTCACTTGTTACACAGCAACCATTAGGTGGTAAAGCACAATTTGGTGGCCAACGTTTCGGTGAAATGGAAGTTTGGGCACTAGAAGCATATGGTGCAGCTTACACGTTACAAGAAATTTTAACAGTGAAGTCAGATGATGTTGTTGGTCGCGTGAAAACATATGAAGCAATTGTTAAAGGAGAAAGTATTCCAGAGCCAGGTATACCAGAATCATTTAAGGTATTAATTAAAGAGTTGCAAAGCCTTGGTTTGGATGTAAAAATGCTTTCAGCTGATGAAGAAGAAATTGAACTTCGAGATATAGATGAAGAAGATACACAATCGGCAGATCAATTTAATCTTGAACTTGAAGGTAAATAA
- the sigH gene encoding RNA polymerase sporulation sigma factor SigH, with product MRTAYIDPNNHVTDLERLEDDELIMLVHRGHSQALDFLIKKHKSFVRAKARTYFLIGADHDDIMQEGMIGLYKAIRDYNGDKLSSFRAFAELCVTRQIITAIKTATRQKHMPLNSYVSLDKPIYDEESERTLLDMLADSDVIDDPQDLVVNQERYGDMEGKLAEVLSGFEREVLALYIDGRSYQEISLELKRHVKSIDNALQRVKRKLERYINVSEMSF from the coding sequence TTGCGTACTGCTTACATTGATCCAAATAATCATGTTACAGACTTAGAGAGACTCGAAGACGATGAGCTAATTATGCTTGTACATCGTGGGCATAGTCAGGCTTTGGACTTTTTAATAAAAAAACATAAAAGTTTTGTGCGAGCAAAAGCAAGGACATATTTCTTGATTGGTGCAGACCATGACGACATCATGCAAGAGGGGATGATTGGCTTATACAAGGCAATCCGGGATTATAATGGAGACAAGTTATCTTCCTTTAGAGCATTTGCGGAGCTATGTGTAACACGTCAGATTATAACAGCAATTAAAACAGCTACAAGACAAAAGCATATGCCGCTAAACTCTTATGTTTCATTGGATAAACCAATTTATGATGAAGAGTCAGAACGAACATTATTAGATATGTTGGCTGATTCGGATGTTATAGATGATCCGCAAGATCTAGTTGTTAATCAGGAAAGGTACGGAGATATGGAAGGTAAGTTAGCTGAAGTGTTAAGTGGATTTGAACGAGAAGTGCTCGCTTTATATATAGATGGGCGTAGCTATCAAGAAATTTCGCTTGAGTTGAAGCGACATGTGAAATCAATTGATAATGCTCTTCAAAGAGTCAAGCGTAAATTGGAACGGTATATAAACGTTAGTGAAATGAGTTTTTAA
- the rplJ gene encoding 50S ribosomal protein L10, protein MSTIIEQKKQIVSEIADKFRDSESTILVDYRGLDVAAVTELRDQLRAAGVEFKVYKNSMTRRATEELDLGDLKDVLAGPTAIAFSKEDVVAPAKILNNFAKDHEALEIKGGVIQGNIATLEQIKDLAALPNYEGLLSMLLSVLQAPVRNFAYATKAVAEQKEEEQGA, encoded by the coding sequence TTGTCAACTATTATTGAACAGAAAAAACAAATTGTATCTGAAATTGCAGACAAGTTCCGCGATAGTGAATCTACCATCCTTGTAGATTATCGTGGCCTTGATGTAGCAGCAGTTACAGAACTACGTGATCAACTACGTGCAGCTGGTGTAGAGTTTAAGGTATATAAAAACTCAATGACACGTCGTGCTACAGAAGAACTTGATCTTGGAGATTTGAAAGATGTACTTGCAGGACCAACTGCTATCGCTTTTAGTAAAGAAGATGTAGTGGCTCCAGCAAAAATTTTAAACAATTTCGCTAAAGATCACGAAGCATTAGAAATTAAAGGTGGCGTAATTCAAGGTAACATCGCGACACTTGAGCAAATCAAGGATCTTGCGGCACTACCAAATTACGAAGGATTACTTTCAATGTTGCTTAGCGTACTACAAGCTCCAGTTCGTAACTTCGCTTATGCAACAAAAGCTGTTGCAGAACAAAAAGAAGAAGAGCAAGGTGCTTAA
- the secE gene encoding preprotein translocase subunit SecE — protein MNLITFFKNVSREMKKVSWPGGQELFRYTVTVVATVAFVAVFFAIVDLGITEILNLFFE, from the coding sequence GTGAATCTCATTACGTTCTTTAAAAATGTTTCCAGAGAAATGAAAAAAGTTTCATGGCCTGGAGGACAAGAATTATTTAGATATACAGTCACTGTAGTTGCAACTGTAGCATTTGTTGCTGTCTTTTTTGCTATAGTAGACTTAGGTATTACAGAAATTCTTAATTTATTTTTTGAATAG
- the rpmG gene encoding 50S ribosomal protein L33 → MQKKVILACTECLSRNYSTSKNTSSTERLQVNKFCKKCKKHTLHRETK, encoded by the coding sequence ATGCAAAAGAAAGTGATTTTAGCGTGTACGGAATGTTTAAGCAGAAATTATAGTACAAGTAAAAATACATCAAGCACAGAACGCTTACAAGTTAATAAATTTTGTAAAAAGTGTAAGAAGCACACATTGCATCGTGAAACAAAGTAA
- the nusG gene encoding transcription termination/antitermination protein NusG: MEKEWFVVHTYSGYENKVKANLEKRLESMGMEDKIFRVLVPEDEETEIKNGKKKVAKKKVFPGYVLAEMIMTDGSWYVVRNTPGVTGFVGSAGSGTKPTSLLPEEAEMILKRMGMQESVTEVDFELKESVRVADGPFNDFTGTIEQIDLDKQKVKVHVNMFGRETPVELDFSQIEKL; this comes from the coding sequence ATGGAAAAAGAGTGGTTTGTTGTGCATACTTATTCAGGTTATGAAAATAAGGTGAAAGCTAACTTGGAAAAGAGATTAGAATCGATGGGAATGGAAGATAAGATCTTCCGTGTTTTAGTTCCAGAAGATGAAGAGACAGAAATTAAGAATGGTAAGAAAAAAGTAGCTAAGAAAAAAGTGTTTCCGGGTTATGTATTAGCAGAGATGATCATGACGGACGGTTCTTGGTATGTAGTTCGTAATACACCAGGAGTGACCGGATTTGTCGGTTCTGCTGGTTCAGGTACGAAACCAACATCTCTTTTACCTGAAGAAGCGGAAATGATTTTAAAGCGGATGGGTATGCAAGAGTCTGTTACAGAAGTCGATTTTGAGTTAAAAGAAAGTGTAAGGGTTGCGGATGGACCGTTTAATGATTTCACTGGTACTATTGAACAAATTGACTTAGATAAACAAAAGGTAAAAGTGCATGTTAATATGTTCGGTCGTGAAACGCCAGTTGAATTAGATTTTTCTCAAATAGAGAAACTATAA
- the rplL gene encoding 50S ribosomal protein L7/L12, producing MSKEQIIEQIKEMSILELNDLVKGIEEEFGVTAAAPVAAGGGAGGAVEEEQTEFDVVLASVGSAKIKVVKAVREITGLGLKDAKDLVDNAPGAIKEGVTKEEAEEMKSKLEEVGASVELK from the coding sequence ATGTCTAAAGAACAAATTATCGAGCAAATCAAAGAAATGTCTATACTTGAGTTAAACGACCTTGTTAAAGGAATTGAAGAAGAATTTGGTGTAACAGCAGCAGCACCTGTAGCAGCTGGCGGTGGCGCTGGTGGAGCGGTTGAAGAAGAGCAAACTGAATTTGATGTTGTTCTAGCAAGCGTTGGATCAGCTAAAATTAAAGTTGTTAAAGCAGTTCGTGAGATCACAGGTCTTGGACTTAAAGATGCTAAAGATCTTGTAGATAACGCTCCTGGTGCAATCAAAGAAGGCGTTACTAAAGAAGAAGCAGAAGAAATGAAATCTAAACTTGAAGAAGTTGGCGCTTCAGTAGAATTGAAGTAA
- a CDS encoding class I SAM-dependent methyltransferase translates to MSEQYFANQPQSKSDPKTWSFELRSNSFQFTSDVGVFSKNEVDFGSRTLIEAFTVPNVSGDIVDLGCGYGPIGLALAKVFPDRHFIMSDVNERALVLAKKNAEQNNIDNTTFYVSDRFQSIPKVEYAAVLTNPPIRAGKEVVHQMFEDSFQNLMKGGQLWVVIQKKQGAPSAFRKMQQMFKEVETIKKSKGYEIICATK, encoded by the coding sequence ATGTCTGAGCAATACTTTGCGAATCAACCTCAATCAAAAAGTGACCCCAAAACGTGGAGTTTTGAACTACGTAGTAATTCCTTTCAGTTTACAAGTGATGTTGGAGTTTTTTCTAAGAATGAAGTGGATTTTGGTTCTAGAACGTTAATAGAAGCATTCACAGTACCAAATGTTTCCGGTGATATTGTTGATCTTGGCTGTGGTTATGGACCAATTGGTCTTGCGCTAGCTAAGGTATTCCCAGACCGGCATTTCATTATGAGTGATGTTAATGAAAGAGCACTCGTTTTAGCGAAAAAGAATGCAGAACAAAACAACATAGATAATACTACATTTTATGTGAGTGATCGTTTTCAATCTATACCTAAAGTAGAATATGCAGCTGTTTTGACCAATCCGCCAATCAGGGCCGGAAAAGAAGTGGTTCATCAAATGTTTGAAGATAGTTTTCAAAATTTAATGAAGGGCGGTCAGTTGTGGGTGGTTATTCAAAAAAAGCAAGGTGCTCCTTCTGCCTTTAGAAAAATGCAACAAATGTTTAAAGAAGTTGAAACAATAAAAAAGAGTAAGGGTTATGAAATCATTTGTGCAACAAAATAA